The Calypte anna isolate BGI_N300 chromosome 23, bCalAnn1_v1.p, whole genome shotgun sequence genome contains the following window.
TGAGAGTGCTTGAATTCAGAGTTTGTTCAATCATCAGAATTCATCATTCAGTTCATCAAAAAGTTTGGCCTTGGGCTGAGGTGTGGCAGAGGCTGAGGACTCAGATGCTTTGGTTACCTGCAGACTGTCCCTGTCAGGTCCCTTTGTGAACTCCTCACAACAGCCACAGTCTTTTGTgacttctctgcctttctgcagggagaaagaaatacaataatTAATGTAGCACTTTGCTGTTACAGAAAGATTCTGGGACTAAATTCCTGGATTCTGTTCCCAGCCTTACCACAGCTTTGGTAAGCTCCACATTTGGGTCTCCACATTCAAGTCAAAAGGtattttaatgacatttcaGTGACTGAGTGCTCACCCAGCTCCACACTGAGCCAAGAATCACAACCATCAGCTAATTCTTTACTAGGGCTTTCTCTAATTTAATTTCACAGgacttgttttcctttgtagTTCTAATAAATCCAGAGGCtacctgggcagagctgggaatcaCCTACAATCCAGCACCCTCATCCCATTACACCAGTGGTAAACAGTCTTGTGgaaattttaaaacagcatcTTGGAGACATTTTTAACACATAACTTTTTGGTTTCCCTTAAAAAGAAGGTATCAATTTATTACTACCTAATAAAGGTGTTCAGTCATTTTAGGAATTATGTATTTATTCCATGCCAACTTCTAAGCTTCCTCTGACTACAGGCAAGTTAGGCTGGAGAAGTTACTGAATTTTTAGTGTAAGAAATCTGAACCCAGCCAGGAAGGATTTTACACACTTCATAGAGCCATCAGGTGGAATTAACCCCTTCCCGGGCTGTAGCATTTTGGCTTCTGCTGTAATTTCTTCTGCAACTCTGGAGCAGGATTAAGGTtgaaaaacaataattaaaacaatCCAGGAAAGCCTTTGGTACCTTCCTGCAGTGGGAGCTGTAACTCCCACCTTCCAGGAGGGAAATGTTGGTTACCCAGAAGACAAATCAGATTTCAGTGTCCTCTGGTTCCTGAAGTTCCCCCTGGTGGGTACTTTAATCTTTACACTTTGTAGAGAGAAGTGGTACACCAGTACGACTGAAAATGTGAGAAAAGTGAAGGATTTTCCCAAGCAATGGCTGTGAACTCTTGGTTGTGCTGTCATGGGCTGCCtcctggaggtggctgtgcaGAACGTTCAGCACCGAGAGATTCCAGTGGCACCACGAGGAGTTTTTGTTCTTCAGGAAGGGCAAAGCATCCTCTGCAGCCACCCACATTCCCATTGCTGCCCACCACAGCACTGGGGGGCTCCAGAGGGATGGCTTTAGCTGAAGACCACCATGGAGAGGACTCTTTAAACCACTCTTAGAGCTTCAGTCCACCCacctcagcatcctgcaggcagagccctggggcACCAGCAGTTCCAAGTAAGGCAGTTGTTTGTACTCCTCCTTTCCCACTGCCACGTAGTGATGACCATTCAGCAGTTCCTCTCCTGCAGACACCTGGGTCCCATCCAGCCTGCAGAGCCTCGAGGGAGAGACAGCAAAGGCTTTGGAGCTGGCACGGGACTGTGAACAACCCCTCAGGGTGAAAAGGGCTCAGACAAGTCATAGAGGATCAGTCAATGAAGCACAACAAAATATAACACCCAGTGATCAGGGAGATGCAGTAGATCTCATCTCTCTCCTTGGGGGTCAGTAAAGAGATGTGTGAGGAGAAGTGGGCTGCATCTGTGGGACGAAACCCCTCTAGACATAAGccccatttttttaatgctgtgctTTCCTGCTCACTTATTGCTTTTTCACCAGACCATCAGCAACATCACCCCCCTTCTCATTTAAAGACAGGAAAAcctgaaaagcaaaggagatAGCAAAAAGCAGCCTTGGAGTGGCAGTCTGAGCTCTGGGCATGAGGGAAGAGGAGCCAGGAGGGTCTTGTCTGGATACCCACTTGTGAACAGCTCCACTGTGGATTTTCTTTGTTACCAGAGCCAGGAGTGTGTCCCACTGCAGCCGAGTgttcctggaaagcagcagggggaaaggagggCTCAGCAAGTCCCCATTCCGGAAAACACTGCAGTGGGAACAACCCAGAGAATGCCATCAGTATTCCTGGgaataaaaaaccaacccaggCAGTGGTGCCTTGGGCAATGATTACAACAACTGCTGGGAATTGTCCCTGTGGGGCAGCATTCCCAGGATCTCCCTCCTCCCAAAACATTCCCCGGGGCACTCACTGGATGGTGCAGGGGGGTCGGCACTGCTGCCATCGCCCCGGGGCCTTCGGCTTCCAGGGAGCTGCGGGAGGAAGCTGGAGACAAGTGAGCAGACAGGAACAGCCACAGCCCTGCCACCCACTCCCCTCTTCTCCATCAGGACTTCCTTGCCCTGGGGACACTCGCTGCTGCCATGTGGGGTTTGTTGTCAGCAACACCAGTGCTGGAGAGGTCCTTCACACAGCTCCAGAATCCCCACAGAAGCTCTGAGCACGGATCCTGCCCCTCACCACTGAAGAGGACAAAGGTTCACAGACCTGGTGCTGCCTCACACACCCGTCTGATTCCTTGGGCCTTGCAGCCTCACGTCCACTTGGTAGCCTTAAACctcaacttcatttttttagcACCAGCCCTGATGTCTCTTGCACCTCCCTACTCCTGTGTCCCCACAGCTCAGGGACTCACCTGCAGACCCTGTCTGTTCCTCATCCCACGGAGCTGCTTCCTTCCATGATGTGAATAGCTGGAGGAACAAGATGAGAACATGGCCACACACCAAGGGGGTACATGGCCAGCTGAAGATCAGTGAGGAGCTGACCCAACTGCTCAGCCTTGCAGCACCACCAGCCAGAAGTGTGGGTCACGTTTTTGGGTCACTTCCAAAGCAGGTGCCCCATCTTGTGGTCTCCCAGAACTTCATTTTGAATTAAAGTCTGGTGCCTTTAAGAAATTCCCAGCCAACCACAGAGCATGTCAGATCCCCAAGAGTTAAGTGATGccaaataaaacccacaaaacctcTTTAACCCTCTGTATTTTGGGATGAATTGAAAAAGCTGTaattacagaaaacaacaaaacatcaaACCAAAAGTATTTATCAGTGGAGATGGTGTTAAGGCAGCAGAACCTCCCACACACCCCAAAACAAGCATGGGGCAGAGCAGCATCAAGCACAACATCCTGCTGGAAAACACACCAACATGTTTGCTTCCAAAGTCATCACCTTATCAGAAGTGTTGATATTTTCCATGTCATCTGTGGTATGTCCCCTACTTTCCagtagaaaaacaaaagtttttcATTGGGTTCCTACCCCctttacctctttttttccatctacaCCCACATTCCCTCCCCAGAGTTGATCTCAAGGTGCTCCCCAAACCCAGACACCATCGACTCACTCGAGCTTCTTGAACTTCTCAAAGCCTGCAGCCACGTACTGGCACCCATCCTGGAGGtcccccagctcagccacaCGGTGGCCATGTCTGGGTGTGTAGAGGTTCCTCACAGCCAAAGGTGCACGAATTCTCTTGGTCACCTCGCTCAGAAACACCTCCAGGGTCAGGAACCGCCGCTGGGTCACTACAAACTTCCTCCCGGGGCAGAAGGGATCCCCGTTGCGGTACACCAGCACCCTCTTGGCAGGAGACAGAGCAAAGCCATGGGAGCTCATCCCTCGGGAATCAAGCAAGCCCTGCTGATCAGGGAGGTGAGCAGAGCAGTGGAGGAGAGCTCCAGgcagcctcctgcccaccccaaACCCTTTCACAGATCTGCTCCCGTCCCTTCCACACCCTCCTGTCTGTCCCCATGGAGCTGTGGGCCCGCCTGGAGACCAAAACCAATCTGCAGAGCACCAGGAACCACAAAGCTCTTCAGTCCTCACACACCAAGTACAGTGAGctccctctccagctgctgcagccaccaggcTCAGGTTAACCAGCTTGGAGGTGTGGGAAGTGCCACCTCTTCATGGCAGCAGCTCACACCCCACCCAGG
Protein-coding sequences here:
- the DCDC2B gene encoding doublecortin domain-containing protein 2B, whose amino-acid sequence is MSSHGFALSPAKRVLVYRNGDPFCPGRKFVVTQRRFLTLEVFLSEVTKRIRAPLAVRNLYTPRHGHRVAELGDLQDGCQYVAAGFEKFKKLEWKKRAGHVPPWCVAMFSSCSSSYSHHGRKQLRGMRNRQGLQLPPAAPWKPKAPGRWQQCRPPCTIHVFRNGDLLSPPFPLLLSRNTRLQWDTLLALVTKKIHSGAVHKLCRLDGTQVSAGEELLNGHHYVAVGKEEYKQLPYLELLVPQGSACRMLRKAEKSQKTVAVVRSSQRDLTGTVCR